A window from Chitinophaga filiformis encodes these proteins:
- a CDS encoding DNA-3-methyladenine glycosylase I produces the protein MSEEKKAIHKTYHDQYYGFPIHDDNELFCRLVLEINQAGLSWETILKKEAGFRKAYSNFNIKKVAAYTEADRERLMADPGIIRNRLKINAAIENAKTILQLQKEYGSFEKWLELQHPKTKEEWVKLFKKTFKFTGGEIVNEFLMSAGYLPGAHTADCAVYKKVQRAKPLWMKDSAKAAPQDRKK, from the coding sequence ATGTCGGAAGAAAAAAAGGCGATACATAAGACCTACCATGACCAGTACTACGGATTTCCTATACATGACGACAATGAATTATTCTGCCGCCTGGTGCTGGAGATCAACCAGGCAGGCCTTAGCTGGGAAACCATCCTGAAAAAAGAAGCCGGTTTCAGAAAAGCATACAGCAATTTCAATATCAAAAAGGTGGCCGCCTATACGGAGGCGGACAGGGAAAGGCTGATGGCAGATCCCGGCATCATCAGGAACCGTTTGAAGATCAATGCGGCCATAGAAAATGCCAAAACCATCCTGCAGCTGCAAAAGGAATACGGTTCTTTTGAAAAATGGCTGGAATTGCAGCATCCGAAAACAAAAGAGGAATGGGTGAAACTATTTAAGAAAACATTTAAGTTCACCGGCGGAGAAATTGTAAATGAATTCCTGATGAGTGCAGGCTATCTTCCCGGGGCCCATACTGCCGATTGCGCGGTGTATAAAAAAGTACAACGGGCAAAACCATTGTGGATGAAAGACTCGGCTAAGGCTGCGCCACAGGATCGTAAAAAATAA
- a CDS encoding PLP-dependent aminotransferase family protein, whose translation MKEDFLYLEISNNIAALIRDGVFKAGDRLPSVRMLCQEHHISMNTAKRIFLELEAQSLIHSKPQSGYFVSQLPYRRLALPEVSKPLVVSDNKEPEALIRKVYANMGRKDLTPFSIGAPSGEILPLAKLNKEIMYATREMAASGTGYEPLQGNEELLRLIAARSLAWGGRLREDELISTAGGMNALSFCMMALAKPGDTIAMESPCYPGSLQLARSLGLKVLELPTHPVTGVETDALKKVIHKINLCLLVPNFNTPLGSCMPEENKKEVVALLTKHNIPLIEDDIYGDLYFGTQRPKCCKAFDTAGTVLLCSSFSKTLAPGYRVGWVAPGKYKEQILKLKLVHAISSPAITHAAVASFLKSGRYEHHLRKLRSTLQQNYLHYIDAIAAYFPEDTRISRPQGGLALWVELNKQINTTELFDAAMKYKISIAPGRMFTLQDQFENCMRFSIGLHWSEDVRLKLKQLGKLVTSML comes from the coding sequence ATGAAAGAGGACTTTCTTTACCTGGAGATATCAAACAACATTGCCGCGCTGATCAGGGATGGTGTTTTTAAAGCGGGAGATCGCCTGCCGTCTGTAAGAATGCTATGCCAGGAACATCACATCAGCATGAACACGGCGAAGAGGATATTCCTGGAACTGGAGGCACAGTCACTCATTCACTCAAAACCACAGTCCGGGTATTTTGTAAGCCAGCTACCCTACCGAAGACTGGCCCTTCCGGAAGTCAGCAAACCTTTAGTGGTCAGTGACAACAAAGAACCGGAAGCCCTGATCCGGAAAGTGTATGCTAATATGGGCAGGAAAGACCTTACGCCCTTCTCTATCGGAGCGCCTTCGGGTGAGATTCTGCCTTTAGCCAAACTAAACAAGGAAATAATGTATGCCACCAGGGAAATGGCCGCCAGTGGGACGGGATATGAACCACTACAGGGAAATGAAGAGCTGCTACGACTTATTGCCGCCCGCTCCCTGGCCTGGGGAGGAAGGCTGCGGGAAGATGAACTGATATCTACTGCCGGTGGTATGAACGCCTTATCGTTCTGTATGATGGCGCTGGCAAAGCCCGGTGATACTATTGCTATGGAAAGTCCCTGCTATCCCGGTAGTCTGCAGCTGGCGCGAAGCCTGGGCTTAAAAGTGCTTGAGCTGCCAACCCATCCCGTTACCGGTGTCGAAACAGATGCCTTAAAGAAGGTTATTCATAAGATCAATCTTTGTTTGCTGGTCCCTAACTTCAATACACCGTTGGGCAGCTGTATGCCGGAGGAAAATAAGAAAGAGGTGGTAGCGCTGCTCACAAAACACAACATTCCCCTGATAGAAGATGATATTTACGGCGATCTGTACTTTGGAACGCAACGCCCAAAATGTTGCAAGGCATTTGATACAGCGGGAACGGTATTATTGTGTAGTTCCTTTTCCAAGACCCTGGCGCCTGGCTACCGCGTAGGGTGGGTGGCCCCGGGTAAATACAAGGAGCAGATCCTTAAGTTAAAACTGGTTCATGCCATATCATCACCCGCTATTACGCACGCTGCGGTAGCCAGTTTTCTCAAAAGTGGCAGATATGAACATCACCTTCGGAAACTACGTTCCACCTTGCAACAAAACTACCTGCATTATATAGATGCAATAGCTGCGTATTTCCCGGAAGATACCAGGATAAGCAGACCACAAGGCGGACTTGCCCTATGGGTAGAACTCAATAAGCAGATCAATACCACGGAACTTTTTGATGCCGCCATGAAATATAAGATAAGCATCGCCCCGGGGAGGATGTTTACGCTACAGGATCAGTTTGAAAACTGTATGCGGTTTTCCATTGGCCTGCACTGGTCGGAGGATGTCCGGCTTAAACTAAAGCAGCTGGGGAAGCTGGTGACATCAATGCTATAA
- a CDS encoding DinB family protein — protein MSTQTENTAIAQTAQIISQILTTWKSGSSRVTAFFKQYPDEFYQQEVAPGRSRAIYLLGHLVSSSDGLLPLFGISERLYPQLEKLFSTSPDRAFNDIPSVAELREYWEKVNNTLADHFSKMQPQDWLSRHTKVSEEDFAKEPHRNKLNVLLSRTTHISYHVGQLVFLNKKEEAAI, from the coding sequence ATGAGTACGCAAACAGAGAACACAGCCATAGCACAGACTGCACAGATCATTTCACAGATCCTGACCACCTGGAAGTCGGGTAGTAGCCGGGTAACTGCGTTTTTTAAACAGTACCCGGACGAATTTTACCAACAGGAAGTAGCTCCGGGACGTAGCAGGGCCATTTACCTGCTGGGGCACCTGGTATCGTCCAGTGATGGGCTGCTGCCATTGTTTGGCATCAGTGAAAGGTTATACCCTCAATTGGAGAAACTTTTCAGCACCAGTCCTGACAGGGCTTTTAACGATATTCCATCCGTAGCGGAATTAAGGGAATACTGGGAGAAGGTGAACAATACCCTGGCTGATCATTTCAGCAAAATGCAGCCGCAGGATTGGTTGTCGAGGCATACGAAAGTATCGGAAGAAGACTTTGCGAAAGAGCCTCACCGGAACAAGTTAAACGTACTGCTTAGCCGTACTACACATATCAGCTATCATGTGGGTCAGCTGGTTTTCCTGAATAAAAAGGAAGAAGCGGCTATATAA
- the budA gene encoding acetolactate decarboxylase, with translation MTQAFNYCRTGSLLMLILLGSLSSLQAQQQTAGPRKFPGHKKEGKTIQTGGVVKYNTLFQYGVADAFIGGVFDGNYTWSQLKEQGDFGLGAPDQLDGELTICDGKGYQTQSTGKTIQVADSFRTSLAFVTFFKADTAFIINGTQDQAAAFKQIDTYLKKKNGMYAIRISGSFNQLKTRAFPPPQQPYAPLATLLNTQQFFDIKNTKGVLVGYKLPTYINGLSIEGYHFHFLSDDRTRGGHMLSFSGNDLKVEVAELKDFHMTVPDDGSFMNYEFKKKQNIDLEKVEKGH, from the coding sequence ATGACACAAGCATTTAATTACTGCAGGACCGGATCATTACTGATGCTGATACTATTAGGCTCACTCTCTTCCCTCCAGGCGCAACAACAGACAGCTGGCCCCAGGAAATTTCCAGGGCACAAAAAAGAAGGTAAAACAATACAGACTGGCGGTGTTGTAAAGTACAACACGCTGTTTCAATACGGTGTTGCCGACGCTTTCATTGGGGGCGTATTTGATGGCAATTACACCTGGAGCCAATTAAAGGAACAGGGCGATTTCGGGCTGGGTGCTCCAGACCAGCTGGACGGTGAACTGACCATCTGCGATGGGAAAGGCTACCAGACACAATCTACCGGTAAGACCATCCAGGTAGCAGACAGTTTCAGGACCTCCCTCGCTTTCGTTACCTTCTTTAAAGCAGATACAGCTTTCATCATCAATGGTACGCAGGATCAGGCGGCTGCCTTTAAACAGATAGACACTTACCTGAAGAAAAAGAATGGTATGTACGCCATCAGGATCTCCGGTAGTTTTAATCAACTTAAAACAAGGGCATTCCCGCCTCCGCAGCAACCTTATGCGCCGCTGGCCACGCTGCTGAATACCCAGCAATTCTTCGATATAAAAAATACCAAAGGGGTGCTGGTAGGGTACAAGTTGCCCACTTATATCAACGGACTTAGCATTGAAGGCTATCACTTTCATTTCCTGTCGGACGACCGTACCCGTGGAGGCCATATGCTGAGCTTTTCAGGCAACGATCTGAAGGTGGAAGTAGCGGAATTGAAAGACTTTCATATGACGGTGCCTGACGACGGCTCCTTTATGAACTACGAGTTTAAGAAGAAACAAAATATTGATTTAGAGAAAGTTGAAAAGGGGCATTAA
- a CDS encoding GNAT family N-acetyltransferase, whose translation MLDVIIKTGKENMDVTMVHRYLSEDSYWAKGISYALVDNSLANSFCVGAFIDGKQIGFGRVITDYYTFGWFADFLVLPAYQGQGVAKKMLAHILAQPWSKRLRRQMLNTSTAHGLYRQFRFKELSNPSYLMEIYRPGIHLQLQEDVL comes from the coding sequence ATGCTGGATGTAATTATCAAAACAGGAAAGGAGAATATGGATGTTACAATGGTACACCGGTACCTGAGCGAAGATTCCTACTGGGCTAAGGGTATTTCCTATGCGCTGGTTGACAATTCCCTTGCCAACTCCTTTTGTGTCGGAGCTTTTATCGATGGAAAGCAGATAGGCTTCGGACGGGTAATAACAGATTATTACACCTTCGGATGGTTCGCAGACTTCCTGGTATTGCCGGCATACCAGGGTCAGGGAGTGGCGAAGAAGATGCTGGCGCATATATTGGCGCAGCCCTGGTCAAAACGTCTGAGGAGGCAGATGCTCAATACCAGTACTGCTCATGGGTTATATCGACAGTTCCGGTTTAAGGAGCTGAGCAATCCTTCCTACCTGATGGAGATTTACAGGCCCGGCATTCATTTGCAGTTGCAGGAGGATGTCTTATAA
- a CDS encoding PA14 domain-containing protein produces MILALAAKRKKTIARAMLLLLYLEVIIPPMASGASVVKLHHGRHTNPVPAMTIAGKAPEGSATAVIPAIAERDDEVAKVPEKTEGGPTQPEMQEFHSVNSDNMVDLFTGDFSYSIPLMDVGGYPLALGYNSGITMDQEASWTGLGWNLNPGTITRNVRGIPDDFNGTDSITKTQNIKENKTIGATAGLNLEIVGVDQETFKKSTSITPELTGSIGIFHNTYRGWGTEIGMGVSIRAAKSGAYDAAAGLGFNSNSQEGLTISPSLSANISQKEANTKGGYAGSLSIGSAYNSREGMKSIQYSAGVTKMRKDAIQARIPNLRVGPLQFSRGSYGGLLSSSISFAYPSYNPSMSVPYTNKMATITMKVGWETSVVHPSLFLKGYVTKQSIEKEDQRLSLPAYGYLNYQNAEANPLAVLDFNREKDIVYREKPTLPNIGVPSYTYDIFTISGEGVGGSFRGYRSDIGYVYDHKIKTKDRSANVGTDVGFGSIVHVGMDITYTRSYTEAGQWLAKSNRLAQLVAFRKGNGLFEPAYFRNPGEMTVNTASFYNAVGGDDVVFPKLLQGGSGPDIRTTNALTRYAGGIQRGDVQLDNQSVVKKERDKRTQVITYLTAKEASFAGQSTYIENHLLNKYKLQSDCDVVSHNGSEGDLDTLGLRGEYYRGSNWKTKVKMYERRDTNIYFPDINAFKYNDLTGAPNAEKGGKAFSAKWTGRIKAPVSGKYKIETVCDDGVRVFINDKIFIDKWNHYGIGQDSVNFEAGVFYDLRVEYVNYESYAYIQLYIHNGKDTIKGKDLFAPAAVHESFVAIPDTLINEKRVTDLRKGNHISQVEVLSPDGKRNIYGLPVYNIRQKEVTFAVDHDKGNPVEGIVGYTDGTDNTTDNTNGVDWYFTSEETPAYPHSFLLTGIVSPDYVDLTGNGISDDDPGNAVKFNYTRTAGADNPYKWRTPYSTGATYNESMKTDNRDDKGSYVYGEKELWYLNSIESKNMVATFVLGDRKDLQPIQENGQKIPDSKMVKRLEEINLYTKADFMKYNTAATPVKTVHFEYTYELCKGYSSVGGDVTTTDSTGKLTLKRVWFTYNGNKKGRKNAYVFHYTGKNPDYDHKSFDRWGNYKSITDNPGYTENNKVTNADRPYAVQDSVKAAANAAAWALDSIILPSGGRMKITYESDDYGFVQHKRAAKMFNIAGFSPIIPVDMSRVMPQLYGPEGDYSYVVVDVPETVGSKEEVYRKYLSGLDENIAFRVSVKMPSDKWGKGYEFVPAYADLVSGEYGFLNNGNTIWFKIKTVNKKGEDGGDYTTVAKTAAQFLRLNLPSKAYPGSDVGDNLDFTDGVRMLTSMAGNVINTLRSFDNMVRSKGWVRDIDLSRSWVRLNVPDYKKYGGGHRVKRIVIYDNWNAMTGRKESRYGTEYEYTIIRNIDGKDRKISSGVATYEPMLGAEENPLRVPIEYGQRAALWAPTNMGYVETPMCESFYPGPMVGYSAVISRSIHNSSSRIKSQTGYKENLFYTAYDFPTFSDYSLLNPDTKKTFKPALKNLLKIDAQHHLVMSQGFKVELNDMHGKPKAENIYAATDSAGRPASYTRYYYHVENDSSDIKKLNSTVLSMDAKGNISTDLTIGKDVELMMDMRQVEMKTYSVTVQGNVDVIVLPPVAGIPTVMAIPESEHNLFRSAAAMKVINRHGILERVEAMDKGSKVVTSNLLYDGETGDVLLTATQNEFGDSIYQFNYPAGWMYEGMAGAYKNVNATLDHIFIREGKIIGGATPQTINDCFFSGDEILISGKNKVNDDDCDPLVATFGNSDKIWAVDVNNLNGGAKNIYFMDEKGMPYTGNDVSMKVLRSGRRNINASVGTVTMMRTPLDFINGKYSLNIDKSKKIINASAVEYKQNWQVQDRKKQKINCAY; encoded by the coding sequence ATGATTTTGGCTCTTGCCGCTAAGAGAAAGAAAACGATTGCCCGTGCCATGCTGTTGCTGCTGTACCTGGAGGTTATCATACCTCCAATGGCGTCAGGAGCTTCTGTGGTAAAACTACACCATGGCAGACATACAAATCCGGTTCCTGCGATGACAATTGCAGGCAAGGCTCCTGAAGGTAGTGCCACCGCTGTCATTCCGGCCATTGCAGAAAGGGATGATGAAGTCGCGAAGGTGCCGGAAAAGACTGAAGGAGGGCCCACTCAGCCGGAGATGCAGGAATTCCATTCCGTGAATAGTGACAATATGGTCGATCTGTTTACAGGCGATTTTTCTTATTCTATTCCCTTAATGGATGTAGGAGGTTACCCGCTTGCCCTTGGTTATAACAGTGGTATCACAATGGATCAGGAAGCCAGCTGGACAGGCCTGGGCTGGAATCTTAATCCCGGTACTATTACGCGTAATGTGAGAGGGATACCTGACGATTTCAATGGCACAGATTCGATCACAAAAACGCAGAATATAAAGGAAAATAAGACGATCGGGGCAACAGCCGGTTTGAACCTGGAGATTGTAGGCGTGGACCAGGAAACGTTTAAGAAATCAACGTCAATAACGCCGGAGCTTACCGGGAGCATAGGCATTTTTCATAACACCTACCGTGGATGGGGAACGGAAATAGGTATGGGGGTGAGTATACGTGCGGCGAAAAGTGGTGCGTATGACGCTGCCGCCGGACTGGGGTTTAACAGTAATTCACAGGAGGGGTTGACGATCTCTCCGAGTCTTTCGGCCAACATTTCGCAAAAGGAGGCAAATACAAAAGGAGGCTACGCGGGAAGCTTGTCTATTGGTTCCGCCTATAACAGCAGGGAGGGCATGAAATCGATCCAGTATAGCGCGGGGGTTACGAAGATGCGAAAAGATGCCATCCAGGCAAGAATTCCTAACTTGAGGGTTGGGCCTTTACAGTTTTCCCGTGGCAGTTACGGTGGGCTTTTATCCAGCAGCATTTCTTTCGCCTATCCTTCATACAATCCCTCGATGTCTGTTCCCTACACGAACAAGATGGCCACCATTACGATGAAAGTAGGTTGGGAAACGTCTGTTGTACACCCGAGCCTTTTTTTAAAAGGATATGTAACTAAGCAGTCTATTGAAAAAGAAGACCAGCGGCTAAGCCTGCCTGCGTATGGTTACCTCAACTACCAGAATGCAGAGGCTAATCCCCTTGCTGTTCTTGATTTCAACAGGGAGAAAGATATTGTTTACCGGGAGAAGCCAACATTGCCTAACATCGGAGTGCCAAGTTATACCTATGATATTTTTACGATTTCAGGGGAAGGGGTAGGAGGTAGCTTCCGTGGATATAGAAGCGATATAGGATATGTTTACGATCATAAGATAAAGACAAAGGACAGATCCGCTAATGTGGGAACGGATGTTGGTTTTGGTTCGATAGTGCATGTAGGCATGGATATCACATATACGCGTTCTTATACTGAGGCTGGTCAATGGCTCGCAAAGTCAAATCGACTTGCGCAGTTGGTTGCATTTAGAAAGGGTAATGGATTGTTTGAGCCTGCTTATTTCCGTAACCCTGGGGAGATGACGGTAAATACGGCTTCTTTTTATAATGCAGTGGGAGGCGACGATGTTGTTTTCCCTAAACTGCTGCAGGGCGGTTCAGGACCTGACATCAGGACTACAAACGCGCTTACCCGATATGCCGGCGGCATACAACGGGGGGATGTACAATTAGATAATCAGTCTGTTGTAAAAAAAGAGCGTGATAAGCGAACCCAGGTGATCACTTACCTGACGGCCAAGGAAGCCAGCTTCGCAGGACAGTCAACTTATATAGAAAATCACCTTCTGAATAAATATAAGCTGCAGAGCGATTGTGATGTGGTTTCACATAATGGCAGTGAAGGCGATCTGGATACCCTGGGACTTCGCGGAGAGTATTACAGGGGATCGAACTGGAAAACGAAAGTGAAAATGTATGAAAGGAGAGATACCAACATTTATTTCCCGGATATTAACGCTTTTAAATATAATGATCTCACAGGGGCCCCGAATGCTGAAAAGGGGGGAAAAGCCTTCAGCGCGAAGTGGACAGGACGGATAAAGGCGCCGGTATCAGGAAAATATAAGATAGAGACGGTCTGCGATGATGGTGTACGGGTATTCATTAATGATAAGATCTTTATAGATAAGTGGAACCATTACGGCATCGGCCAGGACTCTGTTAACTTCGAAGCGGGTGTTTTCTATGACCTACGGGTGGAATATGTCAATTATGAAAGTTACGCGTACATACAACTCTATATCCACAACGGTAAAGATACCATAAAGGGGAAAGACCTGTTTGCTCCTGCCGCCGTACATGAGTCATTTGTAGCCATACCTGATACACTGATTAACGAAAAGCGGGTAACGGACCTGCGTAAAGGGAATCATATTTCACAGGTAGAAGTGCTTAGCCCTGACGGGAAGAGGAATATCTATGGGCTACCTGTTTATAACATCAGGCAAAAGGAAGTAACCTTCGCAGTAGATCATGATAAAGGCAATCCGGTTGAAGGTATAGTTGGTTACACAGATGGAACGGACAATACAACTGACAACACAAATGGTGTTGACTGGTATTTTACAAGTGAAGAAACACCCGCTTATCCGCATTCATTCCTGTTGACCGGCATTGTTTCACCCGATTATGTGGACCTGACCGGAAATGGTATCTCTGATGATGATCCGGGTAACGCGGTGAAATTCAATTACACCCGTACCGCAGGTGCCGATAATCCCTATAAATGGCGAACGCCTTATTCCACGGGTGCAACTTATAATGAATCCATGAAAACCGACAACAGGGATGATAAAGGTAGTTACGTATACGGTGAGAAAGAACTGTGGTACCTGAATTCCATTGAGTCGAAAAATATGGTCGCCACCTTTGTGTTGGGAGACAGGAAAGATCTGCAGCCAATTCAGGAAAACGGACAAAAGATCCCTGATAGTAAAATGGTTAAGCGGTTGGAGGAGATCAACCTGTATACCAAGGCAGACTTCATGAAATATAATACAGCGGCAACACCTGTTAAGACGGTACATTTCGAGTACACGTATGAATTGTGCAAAGGATACAGTAGTGTGGGAGGAGATGTGACTACAACAGATTCCACCGGTAAGCTGACATTAAAGCGTGTATGGTTTACTTACAATGGCAACAAAAAAGGCCGTAAGAATGCCTATGTATTCCATTATACAGGAAAGAACCCGGATTATGACCACAAATCATTCGATCGTTGGGGTAATTACAAAAGCATTACAGATAATCCCGGTTATACTGAGAATAATAAAGTCACTAATGCCGACCGCCCCTATGCTGTGCAGGATAGCGTGAAAGCTGCAGCGAATGCAGCCGCATGGGCCCTGGACTCGATCATACTTCCTTCGGGGGGACGTATGAAAATTACTTATGAAAGCGATGACTACGGATTTGTACAGCATAAAAGAGCAGCAAAGATGTTCAATATAGCCGGCTTTTCTCCCATCATACCTGTTGATATGAGCCGTGTAATGCCGCAGTTATACGGTCCGGAAGGAGATTATTCATATGTGGTAGTAGATGTTCCTGAGACGGTAGGTTCAAAAGAAGAGGTATATCGGAAATATCTGTCCGGCCTGGATGAGAATATTGCTTTCAGGGTTAGTGTAAAAATGCCATCTGATAAATGGGGTAAAGGATATGAATTCGTACCTGCCTATGCAGATCTGGTATCAGGGGAGTACGGTTTCCTGAATAATGGTAATACAATCTGGTTTAAGATCAAAACTGTTAATAAGAAAGGAGAAGATGGTGGCGACTATACTACCGTTGCCAAAACTGCCGCGCAGTTCCTTCGCCTTAATCTTCCATCAAAGGCATATCCGGGATCAGATGTGGGAGATAACCTCGACTTTACAGATGGTGTGAGAATGTTGACTTCTATGGCCGGTAATGTTATTAATACGCTAAGGTCATTTGACAATATGGTAAGGAGCAAGGGATGGGTAAGAGATATTGACCTAAGCCGTTCCTGGGTGCGTTTGAACGTACCCGATTATAAGAAGTATGGTGGCGGGCACCGTGTTAAGCGCATAGTAATATATGACAACTGGAATGCTATGACTGGTCGTAAGGAGTCCCGGTATGGTACTGAATATGAATATACTATTATCAGGAATATAGATGGAAAGGACCGGAAGATCAGCAGTGGCGTAGCCACTTATGAGCCAATGCTGGGGGCGGAAGAAAACCCGCTGCGTGTGCCTATAGAATACGGACAACGGGCTGCATTGTGGGCGCCCACCAATATGGGATATGTGGAAACGCCCATGTGCGAATCTTTTTATCCCGGTCCGATGGTAGGTTATAGTGCTGTGATATCGAGATCTATTCATAATAGCAGTTCCAGAATAAAATCACAGACCGGATATAAAGAGAACCTGTTTTATACTGCGTATGATTTTCCGACGTTTTCTGACTATTCGCTGTTGAATCCTGATACCAAGAAAACATTTAAACCGGCTTTGAAAAATCTCCTGAAAATAGATGCGCAGCATCACCTTGTAATGAGTCAGGGCTTTAAAGTGGAACTTAACGACATGCATGGAAAGCCGAAAGCTGAAAATATCTATGCAGCTACGGATTCGGCTGGTCGCCCGGCTTCCTATACCCGCTATTACTATCATGTCGAGAATGATTCTTCGGATATTAAGAAGTTGAATAGCACTGTTCTTTCTATGGATGCTAAAGGAAACATCAGTACCGATCTGACCATTGGTAAGGACGTGGAACTAATGATGGATATGAGACAGGTAGAGATGAAGACTTATAGTGTTACTGTTCAGGGGAACGTTGATGTGATCGTTCTGCCGCCGGTGGCAGGTATCCCCACAGTCATGGCCATCCCTGAGAGTGAACATAACCTGTTCCGTTCTGCAGCGGCTATGAAGGTGATCAACAGGCATGGTATTCTTGAGAGGGTTGAAGCGATGGATAAGGGAAGTAAAGTTGTTACCAGCAACCTGCTTTATGATGGTGAAACCGGTGATGTGCTCCTGACTGCAACACAGAACGAGTTCGGAGATTCGATATATCAGTTTAATTACCCCGCCGGATGGATGTATGAAGGTATGGCGGGTGCATACAAGAATGTAAATGCCACATTGGATCATATATTCATCAGGGAAGGAAAGATCATTGGGGGAGCAACTCCGCAAACAATCAATGACTGCTTTTTCTCCGGCGATGAGATCCTCATTTCAGGCAAGAACAAGGTGAATGACGATGACTGTGATCCGCTGGTTGCTACCTTCGGTAATTCCGATAAGATATGGGCAGTTGATGTTAACAACCTGAACGGAGGTGCTAAGAATATTTACTTCATGGATGAGAAGGGCATGCCTTATACCGGTAATGATGTGAGTATGAAAGTGCTCCGTTCCGGCAGGAGGAACATAAATGCCAGCGTAGGAACGGTCACCATGATGAGAACACCCCTGGACTTTATTAATGGGAAATACTCTCTGAATATTGATAAAAGCAAGAAGATCATAAATGCCAGTGCAGTTGAATACAAACAGAACTGGCAGGTGCAGGACAGGAAGAAACAGAAGATAAACTGTGCATATTAA
- a CDS encoding SDR family NAD(P)-dependent oxidoreductase: MQRKTVLLLGANSDVAKAAILRYAAKGFRVMAASRNTDALYTFVDEQLSLKELVTVLYFDAADFDSHAGFYELLPEKPHIVVYAAGYLKNNEEALLDFPASFRMMQVHYAGAVSILNIIAMDKENARLERIIGLSSLSGVRGRRSNFIYGSTKSAFTQYLAGLRQYLFSRRITVNVIVAGYIRSKMTAGLDLPESLMLEPDFIAKAVVHAGNRFVIVPGFKWKLIYTALKWMPERLVARLP; this comes from the coding sequence ATGCAAAGAAAAACTGTCCTGTTGCTCGGCGCCAATTCGGATGTAGCAAAAGCCGCCATCCTCCGGTATGCAGCTAAAGGTTTCCGCGTGATGGCCGCTTCCCGGAACACTGATGCGCTTTATACATTTGTTGACGAGCAGTTATCCCTGAAAGAACTGGTAACCGTGCTTTATTTTGATGCTGCAGACTTTGACAGTCATGCCGGCTTTTATGAATTGTTGCCGGAGAAACCTCACATTGTGGTATATGCAGCCGGTTACCTCAAAAACAATGAAGAAGCCTTACTCGATTTTCCCGCCAGTTTCCGGATGATGCAGGTACATTACGCAGGCGCTGTATCCATCCTTAACATTATTGCTATGGATAAGGAGAACGCCCGCCTGGAAAGGATCATCGGCTTGTCTTCTCTTTCCGGTGTAAGGGGAAGGAGGAGTAATTTCATTTATGGCAGCACCAAGTCGGCCTTTACGCAATACCTGGCTGGTTTGCGGCAATACCTGTTCAGCAGGCGGATCACTGTGAATGTGATCGTGGCAGGTTACATCCGGAGTAAGATGACTGCCGGGCTGGACCTGCCTGAATCCCTGATGCTGGAGCCGGATTTTATAGCAAAGGCAGTGGTGCATGCCGGTAACAGGTTTGTAATTGTGCCAGGTTTCAAGTGGAAGCTGATTTATACGGCGTTGAAATGGATGCCCGAACGCCTGGTAGCAAGGTTGCCCTGA